In Myxocyprinus asiaticus isolate MX2 ecotype Aquarium Trade chromosome 8, UBuf_Myxa_2, whole genome shotgun sequence, a single genomic region encodes these proteins:
- the agpat3 gene encoding 1-acyl-sn-glycerol-3-phosphate acyltransferase gamma produces the protein MGVVTWLKSLFILQLLIGFVFVVSGLIINFTQLCTCVLWPINKQLYRKINTRLAYSLWSQLVMLLEWWSGTDCTLYTDQATVDKFGKEHVIIILNHNYEIDFLCGWTICERFGVLGSSKVLAKHELLKVPLVGWTWYFLEIVFCKRKWEEDRETVFSGLNRLKDYPEYMWFLLYCEGTRFTEKKHQISMQVAESKGLPKLKYHLLPRTKGFTTTLQCLKGTVNAVYDVTLNFKDKQNPTLLGIINGKKYKADLSVRRYPVEEIPDDEKECAHWLHKLYQEKDALQEYYQKEGCFPGPTIKPKRRVWTLLNFLCWATVLLSPLINFAWDVFVSGSPLLIIGFMIFLIVASLAVRRLIGVTEVKKTGSSYGNIEAKKDN, from the exons ATGGGTGTGGTAACGTGGCTGAAGAGCCTGTTCATCCTGCAGCTTTTGATTGGCTTTGTTTTTGTGGTGAGCGGCCTAATTATCAACTTCACTCAGCTGTGCACCTGTGTGCTGTGGCCCATCAACAAACAGCTCTACCGCAAGATCAACACCAGACTCGCCTACTCTCTATGGAGCC AGTTGGTGATGTTGTTGGAATGGTGGTCTGGCACAGATTGCACGCTGTACACAGATCAGGCCACGGTGGATAAGTTTGGTAAAGAGCATGTCATCATCATCCTCAACCACAACTATGAGATTGACTTCCTGTGTGGCTGGACCATTTGTGAGAGATTCGGCGTGCTGGGG AGCTCCAAGGTCCTGGCTAAACATGAACTGCTGAAAGTGCCTTTGGTGGGCTGGACGTGGTACTTCCTGGAAATCGTGTTCTGCAAGAGGAAGTGGGAGGAGGACAGGGAAACTGTCTTCAGTGGGCTGAACCGTCTCAAAGATTACCCAGAATACATGTGG TTCCTGCTGTACTGTGAAGGAACAAGGTTTACAGAAAAGAAACATCAGATAAGCATGCAGGTGGCTGAGAGTAAAGGCCTTCCCAAACTGAAGTACCACCTGCTGCCCCGCACCAAAGGATTCACCACTACACTGCAATGCCTGAAGGGAACAG TAAATGCTGTGTACGATGTCACGCTGAACTTCAAAGACAAGCAGAACCCCACCCTGCTGGGCATCATTAATGGGAAGAAATACAAAGCAGATTTGAGCGTCAG ACGTTATCCTGTTGAAGAGATTCCTGATGATGAAAAGGAGTGTGCTCATTGGTTACACAAGCTGTACCAAGAGAAG GATGCACTGCAAGAGTATTATCAGAAGGAGGGCTGTTTCCCTGGTCCTACCATTAAACCTAAACGTCGAGTTTGGACACTGCTGAATTTCTTGTGCTGGGCTACAGTCCTGCTCTCTCCGCTTATTAACTTTGCCTGGGATGTCTTTGTCAGCGGCTCTCCCCTTCTCATCATTGGCTTCATGATCTTCCTCATTGTCG CTTCTTTAGCTGTCCGCCGACTCATTGGAGTAACTGAAGTAAAGAAAACAGGATCCAGCTATGGCAATATAGAGGCCAAGAAAGACAACTAA
- the dleu7 gene encoding leukemia-associated protein 7, whose translation MLRCSLTPQIDALNILYELRAHTTTSDGESCQCSGTAAPGVFARRVDFMKAPRRLKTIAERARENCFSRLVEILTKLISIEEEFIKGVSRNERSLLRRKDSVDLKNICLRMKVALYEGGSCSDRDLKELCDCLRLIVSNLLAYVRDENNLSSAMFTNRLRELSNAFPDI comes from the exons ATGTTGCGCTGCTCTTTGACACCTCAAATAGATGCATTAAATATCCTTTATGAACTGCGCGCTCATACGACGACCAGTGATGGAGAGTCATGCCAGTGTTCCGGTACTGCTGCGCCAGGTGTATTTGCACGCCGGGTTGATTTCATGAAAGCGCCCCGCAGGCTAAAGACGATCGCGGAGAGAGCTCGAGAAAACTGCTTCTCACGACTGGTCGAAATACTGACAAAGCTGATATCAATCGAGGAAGAGTTTATTAAAGGTGTTTCTCGGAACGAAAGGAGTTTGCTCAGGCGCAAG GACAGCGTTGACCTGAAGAACATATGCTTGAGGATGAAGGTGGCTCTTTATGAAGGTGGTTCTTGCTCAGACAGAGACTTGAAGGAACTTTGCGACTGTCTTCGGCTTATAGTCAGTAATCTGCTCGCATATGTGCGAGATGAAAACAATCTGTCATCCGCAATGTTCACCAACAGACTGAGGGAACTGTCAAACGCCTTCCCTGATATCTAA